The genomic segment AGTTCAAACGACTCCAAGAATGACTAAAAATGGTCTTAAAGAAGTATTTAAAGAGTTCTTCGGGATCAATCCACTTAGCGTAAACTCAATGAGAGTAAACGGTAAAGTGAAAAGATTTAGAGGCGTTGAAGGAAAAAGACCAGACTTGAAAAAGTTCTATGTGAAGCTTCCAGAAGATGCAAAAATCGAAAGTTTAGCGGTATAAGGATAGAAGATGGCAATTAAAACATATAAACCAACCACACCTTCTCGTCGTTATATGACTAACCTTGACAGTGGT from the Sulfurovum xiamenensis genome contains:
- a CDS encoding 50S ribosomal protein L23, with product MADITDIKSIMYTEKSLALQEDGVIVVQTTPRMTKNGLKEVFKEFFGINPLSVNSMRVNGKVKRFRGVEGKRPDLKKFYVKLPEDAKIESLAV